Proteins from a single region of Gasterosteus aculeatus chromosome 20, fGasAcu3.hap1.1, whole genome shotgun sequence:
- the LOC120810293 gene encoding myelin-associated glycoprotein isoform X4 gives MFVLIWATLLFSVGDNSAVTDGSVTSCFNGVYCITVREGEIAAEAGLCVVIPCSFTTAASFTPKHLLWYKCEPLGRRWGDSDVIFHSNKRSNKVHDGFMGRVSLLEPDVRLKNCSIIINDLTESDSGFYQLRVNGLYYERENGLTFTQKVTISVKGLTQKPTVGIPPLTEGQQTTLSCTAPGLCSGSDPEITWTWRGAGEKDSHITGNITAVKTEHLTSVTQRHISTLTFKPSAEHHGTDVTCKVRFTNDVTTEETETLNVTYVKDFNISGITSVKEGETLNLTCGVESFPPSLIAWTKSPESNTQNETDTNWQNNTGTFMQRESGISTFYVFNVTPEHSGRYICTAEYLNQTLVEDVDVKVIYVRSPVITGSTTVVKGAALNLTCGVESFPPSRITWATFGSGTTLERGLDADPQNGTGWAASLVIPHVAAEDSGRYTCTAQHLDRTVTTYADVTVIWPPRFLSRSRCEVRSEVLTCVCVSEGLLLPSITWPLLKNHSEYSVVTTVSGHTVHSTLTLRDHVGTSIECVSSNDHGEAKENLKIQQNTPGKEADQSSGINPWLQVIIAFFIGVLLSAVFCCLATKCHRRKQKISTNRDETHEMVTSQVAPLDYHAMEGSPSL, from the exons ATGTTTGTTCTCATCTGGGCGACTTTGCTGTTCTCTGTTGGAGACAACAGCGCCGTCACAG ATGGATCAGTGACAAGCTGTTTTAATGGTGTATACTGTATCACCGTCAGAGAAGGAGAAATAGCTGCAGAGGCTGGACTCTGTGTGGTCATACCGTGTTCTTTCACCACTGCTGCTTCTTTTACACCCAAACATCTGCTGTGGTACAAATGTGAACCATTAGGAAGAAGATGGGGCGATTCAGATGTGATATTCCACTCTAACAAAAGGAGCAACAAGGTTCATGATGGGTTTATGGGACGGGTTTCACTGCTGGAGCCTGATGTGCGTCTGAAGAactgcagcatcatcatcaatgACCTCACTGAGTCAGACTCTGGATTTTATCAGCTCAGAGTTAACGGTTTATATtatgagagagaaaatggattGACATTCACTCAAAAAGTAACAATCTCTGTCAAAG GTCTGACCCAGAAGCCCACAGTGGGGATTCCTCCTCTGACAGAGGGGCAGCAGACCACACTGAGCTGCACTGCTCCTGGTCTCTGCTCTGGATCGGATCCTGAGATCACCTGGAcgtggagaggagcaggagagaaggaCTCTCACATCACAGGAAACATCACTGCTGTGAAGACCGAGCACCTGACTTctgtcacacagagacacatttcaactttgacctTTAAGCCTTCAGCTGAACACCACGGCACCGATGTGACCTGTAAGGTCAGATTCACCAACGACGTCACTACAGAGGAGACGGAGACTCTGAATGTGACCT ATGTGAAGGATTTTAACATCAGCGGGATCACAAGTGTGAAGGAGGGCGAGACTCTGAACTTGACCTGCGGGGTTGAAagtttccctccatctctcatCGCGTGGACAAAATCTCCTGAGTCAAACACGCAGAATGAAACAGACACAAATTGGCAGAACAACACTGGGACCTtcatgcagagagagagtggaaTAAGCACGTTTTACGTCTTTAACGTGACACCAGAACATTCTGGACGATACATCTGCACAGCCGAATATCTGAATCAAACTCTGGTGGAAGATGTTGATGTAAAAGTCATAT ATGTGAGGTCGCCTGTAATCACCGGCAGCACCACGGTGGTGAAGGGAGCCGCTCTGAATCTCACCTGTGGCGTGGAGAGCTTTCCTCCATCTCGCATCACATGGGCCACATTTGGCTCCGGCACGACGCTTGAACGAGGACTCGACGCCGACCCGCAAAACGGGACCGGATGGGCCGCCTCGCTCGTCATCCCGCATGTGGCGGCAGAAGACTCCGGACGGTACACCTGTACAGCGCAACACCTGGACAGGACAGTGACGACGTACGCTGACGTCACAGTGATCT GGCCTCCGAGGTTCTTAAGCCGCTCCAGGTGTGAGGTTCGGTCGGAGGTCCTGACCTGCGTGTGCGTCAGCGAGGGGCTTCTCTTACCCTCCATCACCTGGCCGCTGTTGAAGAACCACAGCGAGTACTCCGTGGTCACCACCGTGTCCGGCCACACGGTCCACAGCACGCTGACTCTCAGAGACCACGTGGGCACCTCCATCGAGTGTGTCAGCAGCAACGACCACGGCGAAGCAAAAGAGAACCTCAAAATCCAACAGAACACGCCGGGAAAAGAGG CAGATCAGTCCTCGGGAATAAATCCATGGCTGCAGGTCATCATTGCCTTTTTCATTGGGGTGCTTCTCTCGGCAGTCTTTTGCTGTTTGGCCACTAAATGCCACAG aagaaaacaaaagatctcTACTAATCGGGATGAGACTCATGAGATGGTGACCAGTCAAGTGGCTCCTCTG GATTACCACGCCATGGAGGGATCACCATCTTTGTGA
- the LOC120810293 gene encoding sialic acid-binding Ig-like lectin 10 isoform X5, whose protein sequence is MFVLIWATLLFSVGDNSAVTDGSVTSCFNGVYCITVREGEIAAEAGLCVVIPCSFTTAASFTPKHLLWYKCEPLGRRWGDSDVIFHSNKRSNKVHDGFMGRVSLLEPDVRLKNCSIIINDLTESDSGFYQLRVNGLYYERENGLTFTQKVTISVKGLTQKPTVGIPPLTEGQQTTLSCTAPGLCSGSDPEITWTWRGAGEKDSHITGNITAVKTEHLTSVTQRHISTLTFKPSAEHHGTDVTCKVRFTNDVTTEETETLNVTYVKDFNISGITSVKEGETLNLTCGVESFPPSLIAWTKSPESNTQNETDTNWQNNTGTFMQRESGISTFYVFNVTPEHSGRYICTAEYLNQTLVEDVDVKVIYVRSPVITGSTTVVKGAALNLTCGVESFPPSRITWATFGSGTTLERGLDADPQNGTGWAASLVIPHVAAEDSGRYTCTAQHLDRTVTTYADVTVIWPPRFLSRSRCEVRSEVLTCVCVSEGLLLPSITWPLLKNHSEYSVVTTVSGHTVHSTLTLRDHVGTSIECVSSNDHGEAKENLKIQQNTPGKEDQSSGINPWLQVIIAFFIGVLLSAVFCCLATKCHRRKQKISTNRDETHEMVTSQVAPLDYHAMEGSPSL, encoded by the exons ATGTTTGTTCTCATCTGGGCGACTTTGCTGTTCTCTGTTGGAGACAACAGCGCCGTCACAG ATGGATCAGTGACAAGCTGTTTTAATGGTGTATACTGTATCACCGTCAGAGAAGGAGAAATAGCTGCAGAGGCTGGACTCTGTGTGGTCATACCGTGTTCTTTCACCACTGCTGCTTCTTTTACACCCAAACATCTGCTGTGGTACAAATGTGAACCATTAGGAAGAAGATGGGGCGATTCAGATGTGATATTCCACTCTAACAAAAGGAGCAACAAGGTTCATGATGGGTTTATGGGACGGGTTTCACTGCTGGAGCCTGATGTGCGTCTGAAGAactgcagcatcatcatcaatgACCTCACTGAGTCAGACTCTGGATTTTATCAGCTCAGAGTTAACGGTTTATATtatgagagagaaaatggattGACATTCACTCAAAAAGTAACAATCTCTGTCAAAG GTCTGACCCAGAAGCCCACAGTGGGGATTCCTCCTCTGACAGAGGGGCAGCAGACCACACTGAGCTGCACTGCTCCTGGTCTCTGCTCTGGATCGGATCCTGAGATCACCTGGAcgtggagaggagcaggagagaaggaCTCTCACATCACAGGAAACATCACTGCTGTGAAGACCGAGCACCTGACTTctgtcacacagagacacatttcaactttgacctTTAAGCCTTCAGCTGAACACCACGGCACCGATGTGACCTGTAAGGTCAGATTCACCAACGACGTCACTACAGAGGAGACGGAGACTCTGAATGTGACCT ATGTGAAGGATTTTAACATCAGCGGGATCACAAGTGTGAAGGAGGGCGAGACTCTGAACTTGACCTGCGGGGTTGAAagtttccctccatctctcatCGCGTGGACAAAATCTCCTGAGTCAAACACGCAGAATGAAACAGACACAAATTGGCAGAACAACACTGGGACCTtcatgcagagagagagtggaaTAAGCACGTTTTACGTCTTTAACGTGACACCAGAACATTCTGGACGATACATCTGCACAGCCGAATATCTGAATCAAACTCTGGTGGAAGATGTTGATGTAAAAGTCATAT ATGTGAGGTCGCCTGTAATCACCGGCAGCACCACGGTGGTGAAGGGAGCCGCTCTGAATCTCACCTGTGGCGTGGAGAGCTTTCCTCCATCTCGCATCACATGGGCCACATTTGGCTCCGGCACGACGCTTGAACGAGGACTCGACGCCGACCCGCAAAACGGGACCGGATGGGCCGCCTCGCTCGTCATCCCGCATGTGGCGGCAGAAGACTCCGGACGGTACACCTGTACAGCGCAACACCTGGACAGGACAGTGACGACGTACGCTGACGTCACAGTGATCT GGCCTCCGAGGTTCTTAAGCCGCTCCAGGTGTGAGGTTCGGTCGGAGGTCCTGACCTGCGTGTGCGTCAGCGAGGGGCTTCTCTTACCCTCCATCACCTGGCCGCTGTTGAAGAACCACAGCGAGTACTCCGTGGTCACCACCGTGTCCGGCCACACGGTCCACAGCACGCTGACTCTCAGAGACCACGTGGGCACCTCCATCGAGTGTGTCAGCAGCAACGACCACGGCGAAGCAAAAGAGAACCTCAAAATCCAACAGAACACGCCGGGAAAAGAGG ATCAGTCCTCGGGAATAAATCCATGGCTGCAGGTCATCATTGCCTTTTTCATTGGGGTGCTTCTCTCGGCAGTCTTTTGCTGTTTGGCCACTAAATGCCACAG aagaaaacaaaagatctcTACTAATCGGGATGAGACTCATGAGATGGTGACCAGTCAAGTGGCTCCTCTG GATTACCACGCCATGGAGGGATCACCATCTTTGTGA
- the LOC120810293 gene encoding sialic acid-binding Ig-like lectin 5 isoform X2: MFVLIWATLLFSVGDNSAVTDGSVTSCFNGVYCITVREGEIAAEAGLCVVIPCSFTTAASFTPKHLLWYKCEPLGRRWGDSDVIFHSNKRSNKVHDGFMGRVSLLEPDVRLKNCSIIINDLTESDSGFYQLRVNGLYYERENGLTFTQKVTISVKGLTQKPTVGIPPLTEGQQTTLSCTAPGLCSGSDPEITWTWRGAGEKDSHITGNITAVKTEHLTSVTQRHISTLTFKPSAEHHGTDVTCKVRFTNDVTTEETETLNVTYVKDFNISGITSVKEGETLNLTCGVESFPPSLIAWTKSPESNTQNETDTNWQNNTGTFMQRESGISTFYVFNVTPEHSGRYICTAEYLNQTLVEDVDVKVIYVRSPVITGSTTVVKGAALNLTCGVESFPPSRITWATFGSGTTLERGLDADPQNGTGWAASLVIPHVAAEDSGRYTCTAQHLDRTVTTYADVTVIWPPRFLSRSRCEVRSEVLTCVCVSEGLLLPSITWPLLKNHSEYSVVTTVSGHTVHSTLTLRDHVGTSIECVSSNDHGEAKENLKIQQNTPGKEDQSSGINPWLQVIIAFFIGVLLSAVFCCLATKCHRRKQKISTNRDETHEMVTSQVAPLINGAQAVEDDHTYYQESSEGEWGAAAAPDLDAEPKDVLYASIDFSLLRRKNLSGAAKSREATKTEYAEIKKVVEEEMENNGGEGRNASGGSRIREDEEDEVAVYSSVKDVMSEI; encoded by the exons ATGTTTGTTCTCATCTGGGCGACTTTGCTGTTCTCTGTTGGAGACAACAGCGCCGTCACAG ATGGATCAGTGACAAGCTGTTTTAATGGTGTATACTGTATCACCGTCAGAGAAGGAGAAATAGCTGCAGAGGCTGGACTCTGTGTGGTCATACCGTGTTCTTTCACCACTGCTGCTTCTTTTACACCCAAACATCTGCTGTGGTACAAATGTGAACCATTAGGAAGAAGATGGGGCGATTCAGATGTGATATTCCACTCTAACAAAAGGAGCAACAAGGTTCATGATGGGTTTATGGGACGGGTTTCACTGCTGGAGCCTGATGTGCGTCTGAAGAactgcagcatcatcatcaatgACCTCACTGAGTCAGACTCTGGATTTTATCAGCTCAGAGTTAACGGTTTATATtatgagagagaaaatggattGACATTCACTCAAAAAGTAACAATCTCTGTCAAAG GTCTGACCCAGAAGCCCACAGTGGGGATTCCTCCTCTGACAGAGGGGCAGCAGACCACACTGAGCTGCACTGCTCCTGGTCTCTGCTCTGGATCGGATCCTGAGATCACCTGGAcgtggagaggagcaggagagaaggaCTCTCACATCACAGGAAACATCACTGCTGTGAAGACCGAGCACCTGACTTctgtcacacagagacacatttcaactttgacctTTAAGCCTTCAGCTGAACACCACGGCACCGATGTGACCTGTAAGGTCAGATTCACCAACGACGTCACTACAGAGGAGACGGAGACTCTGAATGTGACCT ATGTGAAGGATTTTAACATCAGCGGGATCACAAGTGTGAAGGAGGGCGAGACTCTGAACTTGACCTGCGGGGTTGAAagtttccctccatctctcatCGCGTGGACAAAATCTCCTGAGTCAAACACGCAGAATGAAACAGACACAAATTGGCAGAACAACACTGGGACCTtcatgcagagagagagtggaaTAAGCACGTTTTACGTCTTTAACGTGACACCAGAACATTCTGGACGATACATCTGCACAGCCGAATATCTGAATCAAACTCTGGTGGAAGATGTTGATGTAAAAGTCATAT ATGTGAGGTCGCCTGTAATCACCGGCAGCACCACGGTGGTGAAGGGAGCCGCTCTGAATCTCACCTGTGGCGTGGAGAGCTTTCCTCCATCTCGCATCACATGGGCCACATTTGGCTCCGGCACGACGCTTGAACGAGGACTCGACGCCGACCCGCAAAACGGGACCGGATGGGCCGCCTCGCTCGTCATCCCGCATGTGGCGGCAGAAGACTCCGGACGGTACACCTGTACAGCGCAACACCTGGACAGGACAGTGACGACGTACGCTGACGTCACAGTGATCT GGCCTCCGAGGTTCTTAAGCCGCTCCAGGTGTGAGGTTCGGTCGGAGGTCCTGACCTGCGTGTGCGTCAGCGAGGGGCTTCTCTTACCCTCCATCACCTGGCCGCTGTTGAAGAACCACAGCGAGTACTCCGTGGTCACCACCGTGTCCGGCCACACGGTCCACAGCACGCTGACTCTCAGAGACCACGTGGGCACCTCCATCGAGTGTGTCAGCAGCAACGACCACGGCGAAGCAAAAGAGAACCTCAAAATCCAACAGAACACGCCGGGAAAAGAGG ATCAGTCCTCGGGAATAAATCCATGGCTGCAGGTCATCATTGCCTTTTTCATTGGGGTGCTTCTCTCGGCAGTCTTTTGCTGTTTGGCCACTAAATGCCACAG aagaaaacaaaagatctcTACTAATCGGGATGAGACTCATGAGATGGTGACCAGTCAAGTGGCTCCTCTG ATAAACGGCGCTCAAGCAGTGGAAGACGATCACACCTACTACCAAGAGTCCTCTGAAGGAGAATGGGGAGCGGCGGCAGCCCCGGACCTCGACGCCGAGCCCAAAGATGTGCTGTACGCCAGCATCGATTTCTCTCTGTTGAGAAGGAAGAATCTCAGCGGGGCAGCGAAGAGCCGAGAAGCCACCAAGACGGAGTACGCTGAAATTAAGAAAGTAGTGGAAGAGGAAATGGAAAACAACGGCGGAGAGGGGAGGAATGCGTCGGGGGGGTCGAGGAtcagggaggacgaggaggacgaggttgCAGTGTACTCCAGCGTGAAGGATGTCATGTCTGAGATCTGA
- the LOC120810293 gene encoding sialic acid-binding Ig-like lectin 5 isoform X1 codes for MFVLIWATLLFSVGDNSAVTDGSVTSCFNGVYCITVREGEIAAEAGLCVVIPCSFTTAASFTPKHLLWYKCEPLGRRWGDSDVIFHSNKRSNKVHDGFMGRVSLLEPDVRLKNCSIIINDLTESDSGFYQLRVNGLYYERENGLTFTQKVTISVKGLTQKPTVGIPPLTEGQQTTLSCTAPGLCSGSDPEITWTWRGAGEKDSHITGNITAVKTEHLTSVTQRHISTLTFKPSAEHHGTDVTCKVRFTNDVTTEETETLNVTYVKDFNISGITSVKEGETLNLTCGVESFPPSLIAWTKSPESNTQNETDTNWQNNTGTFMQRESGISTFYVFNVTPEHSGRYICTAEYLNQTLVEDVDVKVIYVRSPVITGSTTVVKGAALNLTCGVESFPPSRITWATFGSGTTLERGLDADPQNGTGWAASLVIPHVAAEDSGRYTCTAQHLDRTVTTYADVTVIWPPRFLSRSRCEVRSEVLTCVCVSEGLLLPSITWPLLKNHSEYSVVTTVSGHTVHSTLTLRDHVGTSIECVSSNDHGEAKENLKIQQNTPGKEADQSSGINPWLQVIIAFFIGVLLSAVFCCLATKCHRRKQKISTNRDETHEMVTSQVAPLINGAQAVEDDHTYYQESSEGEWGAAAAPDLDAEPKDVLYASIDFSLLRRKNLSGAAKSREATKTEYAEIKKVVEEEMENNGGEGRNASGGSRIREDEEDEVAVYSSVKDVMSEI; via the exons ATGTTTGTTCTCATCTGGGCGACTTTGCTGTTCTCTGTTGGAGACAACAGCGCCGTCACAG ATGGATCAGTGACAAGCTGTTTTAATGGTGTATACTGTATCACCGTCAGAGAAGGAGAAATAGCTGCAGAGGCTGGACTCTGTGTGGTCATACCGTGTTCTTTCACCACTGCTGCTTCTTTTACACCCAAACATCTGCTGTGGTACAAATGTGAACCATTAGGAAGAAGATGGGGCGATTCAGATGTGATATTCCACTCTAACAAAAGGAGCAACAAGGTTCATGATGGGTTTATGGGACGGGTTTCACTGCTGGAGCCTGATGTGCGTCTGAAGAactgcagcatcatcatcaatgACCTCACTGAGTCAGACTCTGGATTTTATCAGCTCAGAGTTAACGGTTTATATtatgagagagaaaatggattGACATTCACTCAAAAAGTAACAATCTCTGTCAAAG GTCTGACCCAGAAGCCCACAGTGGGGATTCCTCCTCTGACAGAGGGGCAGCAGACCACACTGAGCTGCACTGCTCCTGGTCTCTGCTCTGGATCGGATCCTGAGATCACCTGGAcgtggagaggagcaggagagaaggaCTCTCACATCACAGGAAACATCACTGCTGTGAAGACCGAGCACCTGACTTctgtcacacagagacacatttcaactttgacctTTAAGCCTTCAGCTGAACACCACGGCACCGATGTGACCTGTAAGGTCAGATTCACCAACGACGTCACTACAGAGGAGACGGAGACTCTGAATGTGACCT ATGTGAAGGATTTTAACATCAGCGGGATCACAAGTGTGAAGGAGGGCGAGACTCTGAACTTGACCTGCGGGGTTGAAagtttccctccatctctcatCGCGTGGACAAAATCTCCTGAGTCAAACACGCAGAATGAAACAGACACAAATTGGCAGAACAACACTGGGACCTtcatgcagagagagagtggaaTAAGCACGTTTTACGTCTTTAACGTGACACCAGAACATTCTGGACGATACATCTGCACAGCCGAATATCTGAATCAAACTCTGGTGGAAGATGTTGATGTAAAAGTCATAT ATGTGAGGTCGCCTGTAATCACCGGCAGCACCACGGTGGTGAAGGGAGCCGCTCTGAATCTCACCTGTGGCGTGGAGAGCTTTCCTCCATCTCGCATCACATGGGCCACATTTGGCTCCGGCACGACGCTTGAACGAGGACTCGACGCCGACCCGCAAAACGGGACCGGATGGGCCGCCTCGCTCGTCATCCCGCATGTGGCGGCAGAAGACTCCGGACGGTACACCTGTACAGCGCAACACCTGGACAGGACAGTGACGACGTACGCTGACGTCACAGTGATCT GGCCTCCGAGGTTCTTAAGCCGCTCCAGGTGTGAGGTTCGGTCGGAGGTCCTGACCTGCGTGTGCGTCAGCGAGGGGCTTCTCTTACCCTCCATCACCTGGCCGCTGTTGAAGAACCACAGCGAGTACTCCGTGGTCACCACCGTGTCCGGCCACACGGTCCACAGCACGCTGACTCTCAGAGACCACGTGGGCACCTCCATCGAGTGTGTCAGCAGCAACGACCACGGCGAAGCAAAAGAGAACCTCAAAATCCAACAGAACACGCCGGGAAAAGAGG CAGATCAGTCCTCGGGAATAAATCCATGGCTGCAGGTCATCATTGCCTTTTTCATTGGGGTGCTTCTCTCGGCAGTCTTTTGCTGTTTGGCCACTAAATGCCACAG aagaaaacaaaagatctcTACTAATCGGGATGAGACTCATGAGATGGTGACCAGTCAAGTGGCTCCTCTG ATAAACGGCGCTCAAGCAGTGGAAGACGATCACACCTACTACCAAGAGTCCTCTGAAGGAGAATGGGGAGCGGCGGCAGCCCCGGACCTCGACGCCGAGCCCAAAGATGTGCTGTACGCCAGCATCGATTTCTCTCTGTTGAGAAGGAAGAATCTCAGCGGGGCAGCGAAGAGCCGAGAAGCCACCAAGACGGAGTACGCTGAAATTAAGAAAGTAGTGGAAGAGGAAATGGAAAACAACGGCGGAGAGGGGAGGAATGCGTCGGGGGGGTCGAGGAtcagggaggacgaggaggacgaggttgCAGTGTACTCCAGCGTGAAGGATGTCATGTCTGAGATCTGA
- the LOC120810306 gene encoding uncharacterized protein LOC120810306: MFVLILLFSVRHITAATGSSVRGKEPCKDEDCVTFSEGEIKAEAGLCVVIPCSFKISNFTPKHLVFYKCEASKRFCTDSDVIFDSNKNSNKIQAGFVGRVSLLEHDVCLRNCGIIINDLTESDSGSYQLRVNGLKNGRENGLTFSQKKNISVKGLTQKPTVGIPPLTEGQQTTLSCTAPGLCSGSDPEITWTWRGAGEKDSHITGNITAVETEHLTSVTRRHISTLTFNSSAEHHGTDVTCKVRFTNDITTEETETLNVTFSPKISNQTAGDCVSNNVTGEAEQTLTDLLYSFLISFKNLHVLIAFFIGILLSATICCLALKCCRNQQKTSGGMTLEMVTTQAVPLMDPHQAEESDGTRGPEGDVQPREVEYSDIDFSLVKRKRAGGAKDTRETPDTEYAEINNKGTEERQSDGAEDSEVMEGRDEEEEEEEAIGEDKETEECVLKEEGGGEDVAVYSNVHKIMGESQGP; this comes from the exons ATGTTTGTTCTCATTCTGCTCTTCTCTGTGAGACACATCACTGCTGCCACAG GTTCATCAGTGAGGGGGAAGGAACCCTGCAAGGATGAAGACTGTGTCACTTTCAGTGAAGgagaaataaaagcagaggcTGGACTCTGTGTGGTCATACCGTGTTCTTTCAAAATATCTAATTTTACTCCCAAACATCTGGTGTTTTACAAATGTGAAGCATCAAAACGATTTTGTACTGATTCAGACGTGATATTCGACTCTAATAAGAACAGCAACAAGATTCAGGCCGGGTTTGTTGGACGTGTTTCACTGCTGGAGCATGATGTGTGTCTGAGGAACTGCGGCATCATCATCAATGACCTCACTGAGTCAGACTCTGGATCTTATCAGCTCAGAGTTAATGGTTTAAAAAATGGGAGAGAAAATGGATTGACAttctctcaaaaaaaaaacatctctgtCAAAG GTCTGACCCAGAAGCCCACAGTGGGGATTCCTCCTCTGACAGAGGGGCAGCAGACCACACTGAGCTGCACTGCTCCTGGTCTCTGCTCTGGATCGGATCCTGAGATCACCTGGAcgtggagaggagcaggagagaaggaCTCTCACATCACAGGAAACATCACTGCTGTGGAGACCGAGCACCTGACTTCAGTCACACGGAgacacatttcaactttgacctTTAACTCTTCAGCTGAACACCACGGCACCGATGTGACCTGTAAGGTCAGATTCACCAACGACATCACTACAGAGGAGACGGAGACTCTGAATGTGACCT tTTCTCCAAAGATCAGTAATCAAACCGCTGGTGATTGTGTGAGCAACAATGTGACCGGGGAAGCAGAGCAGACCCTCACAG ATCTCCTTTACTCATTTCTCATCAGCTTCAAAAACCTGCACGTCCTCATTGCGTTTTTCATCGGGATTCTTCTTTCAGCAACCATCTGCTGTTTGGCCCTAAAATGCTGCAG aaACCAACAGAAGACCTCTGGTGGAATGACTCTGGAGATGGTGACCACTCAAGCGGTTCCACTG ATGGATCCTCATCAAGCAGAGGAAAGCGACGGGACCCGCGGCCCAGAAGGTGACGTGCAGCCCAGAGAGGTGGAGTACTCGGACATCGACTTTTCCTTGGTGAAAAGAAAGCGTGCCGGAGGGGCCAAGGATACGCGGGAGACCCCAGATACAGAGTACGCCGAGATCAACAACAAGGGAACGGAGGAGAGGCAAAGTGATGGTGCTGAGGACAGTGAAGTGATGGAGGGccgggatgaggaggaggaggaggaggaggccatagGGGAAGATAAGGAGACAGAAGAGTGTGTGctgaaggaggagggtggaggtgaggaTGTTGCAGTTTACTCTAATGTCCATAAAATAATGGGGGAGAGTCAGGGGCCGTGA
- the LOC144389521 gene encoding uncharacterized protein LOC144389521, translating into MFVLICATLLFSVRRITAATVSPKISNQTAGDCVSNNVTGEAEQTLTDQRGPEIPWMVIAVVSLVVNIICMILLMFLWNTRKKVTPNQEDRTYMSLQKTHQSPEYDVIARPLN; encoded by the exons ATGTTTGTTCTCATCTGTGCGACTCTGCTCTTCTCTGTGAGACGCATCACTGCTGCCACAG tTTCTCCAAAGATCAGTAACCAAACCGCTGGTGATTGTGTGAGCAACAATGTGACCGGGGAAGCAGAGCAGACCCTCACAG ATCAACGCGGTCCAGAGATTCCCTGGATGGTGATCGCTGTTGTTTCTCTCGTTGTGAACATCATCTGCATGATCCTCTTGATGTTTCTCTG GAACACAAGGAAAAAAGTGACGCCAAACCAAGAGGACAGAACTTACATGTCACTGCAGAAAACCCACCAATCCCCAGAGTATGATGTCATCGCTCGACCTCTGAACTAA
- the LOC120810300 gene encoding sialic acid-binding Ig-like lectin 14: MFVLICATLLFSVRRITAATDGSITSCFNGEYCITVREGKIAAEAGLCVVIPCSFTTAASFTPEHLLWNKCEPLKQKCANPVLIFHSNKNNDTVQARFKKRVSLLEPDVRLKNCSIIINDLTESDSGSYQLRVEGVNNRKANGLTFTQKVKISVKGLTQKPTVGIPPLTEGQQTTLSCTAPGLCSGSDPEITWTWRGAGEKDSHITATITAVKTEHLTSVTQRRSSTLTFNPSAEHHGTDVTCKVRFTNDITTEETETLNVTFSPKISNQTPDQHGPCAEIPWMVIAVVSLVVNIICMILLMFLWNTRKKVTPNQEDRTYMSLQKTHQSPEYDVIAQPLN; the protein is encoded by the exons ATGTTTGTTCTCATCTGTGCGACTCTGCTCTTCTCTGTGAGACGCATCACTGCTGCCACAG ATGGATCAATAACAAGCTGTTTTAATGGTGAATACTGTATTACCGTCAGAGAAGGAAAAATAGCTGCAGAGGCTGGACTCTGTGTGGTCATACCGTGTTCTTTCACCACTGCTGCTTCTTTTACACCCGAACATCTGCTGTGGaacaaatgtgaaccattaaaacaaaaatgtgctaATCCAGTTTTGATATTTCACTCCAACAAGAACAACGACACAGTTCAGGCCAGGTTTAAAAAACGAGTTTCACTGCTGGAGCCTGATGTGCGTCTGAAGAactgcagcatcatcatcaacgACCTCACTGAGTCAGACTCTGGATCTTATCAGCTCAGAGTTGAAGGTGTAAATAATAGGAAAGCAAATGGATTGACATTCactcaaaaagtaaaaatctcTGTCAAAG GTCTGACCCAGAAGCCCACAGTGGGGATTCCTCCTCTGACAGAGGGGCAGCAGACCACACTGAGCTGCACTGCTCCTGGTCTCTGCTCTGGATCGGATCCTGAGATCACCTGGAcgtggagaggagcaggagagaaggaCTCTCACATCACAGCAACCATCACTGCTGTGAAGACCGAGCACCTGACTTCTGTCACACAGAGACGCAGCTcaactttgacctttaacccttCAGCTGAACACCACGGCACCGATGTGACCTGTAAGGTCAGATTCACCAACGACATCACTACAGAGGAGACGGAGACTCTGAATGTGACCT tTTCTCCAAAGATCAGTAACCAAACCCCTG ATCAACATGGACCGTGTGCAGAGATTCCCTGGATGGTGATCGCTGTTGTTTCTCTCGTTGTGAATATCATCTGCATGATCCTCTTGATGTTTCTCTG GAACACAAGGAAAAAAGTGACGCCAAACCAAGAGGACAGAACTTACATGTCACTGCAGAAAACCCACCAATCCCCAGAGTATGATGTCATCGCTCAACCTCTGAACTAA